Proteins encoded by one window of Streptococcus suis S735:
- a CDS encoding phosphatidate cytidylyltransferase, giving the protein MTNDLQKRVIFGGIALAIFIPFLLAGGMAFQFFVGLLAIIATAELIKMYRLAPNSIEGVLAMLASLVLALPLQNYLTFLPTDGNYTAYAIVVFLLLGSTVFNIGHYNYSDVVFPIASSFYVGIGFHSLILARMDGLNKVFFALCLVWATDIGAYLIGRQIGRRKLLPKVSPNKTVEGFVGGILSAVVVAIIFLIVDKSLLAGYSFGMMLLLVVIFSIFSQFGDLVESAIKRHFGVKDSGKIIPGHGGILDRFDGMIFVFPIMHFFGLF; this is encoded by the coding sequence ATGACAAACGATTTACAGAAACGAGTGATATTTGGCGGCATTGCTCTAGCTATTTTCATTCCCTTTTTGTTGGCTGGTGGGATGGCATTTCAATTTTTTGTAGGCCTGTTAGCTATTATTGCTACGGCTGAATTGATTAAAATGTATCGCCTAGCACCAAATTCTATCGAGGGTGTCTTAGCTATGTTGGCCAGTTTAGTCTTGGCTCTTCCGCTCCAGAATTATTTGACATTTTTACCGACGGATGGAAATTACACAGCCTACGCCATTGTAGTATTTTTACTGCTTGGTTCGACGGTTTTTAATATCGGTCATTACAACTATTCCGATGTTGTCTTTCCAATTGCATCAAGTTTCTATGTTGGTATCGGCTTTCATAGTTTGATACTGGCTCGTATGGATGGGCTCAATAAAGTCTTCTTTGCCCTCTGTCTAGTCTGGGCAACAGACATTGGTGCCTACTTAATCGGTCGTCAGATTGGTCGGAGAAAATTATTGCCGAAGGTTTCACCGAATAAAACGGTTGAAGGCTTTGTAGGCGGTATTCTTTCTGCGGTGGTAGTTGCTATCATTTTCTTGATTGTCGATAAGTCCTTGTTAGCGGGCTATTCATTTGGCATGATGTTGTTGTTGGTTGTGATTTTCTCGATATTCTCACAATTCGGAGACTTAGTAGAAAGTGCTATTAAACGCCATTTTGGTGTGAAGGATTCTGGAAAAATTATTCCAGGACACGGTGGTATCCTGGATCGTTTTGACGGTATGATTTTTGTCTTTCCAATCATGCACTTCTTTGGATTATTTTAA
- a CDS encoding isoprenyl transferase — translation MFKFNFKKKESIETAIEVPKHIAVIMDGNGRWAKKRMQPRIMGHKAGMDALQKVTKTASDLGVKVLTVYAFSTENWSRPEKEVKFIMNLPVEFYDKYVPELHANNVKIQMIGDHSKLPVPTLNALYKAEQKTKGNTGLILNFALNYGGRDEVTRAVKAIAQDVLDAKFNPGDIDEKLIADYLYTGTLSPTLRDPDLVIRTSGELRLSNFLPWQTAYSELYFTDIAWPDFDGEALKLAIKEYNRRHRRFGGV, via the coding sequence ATGTTTAAATTTAATTTTAAAAAGAAAGAAAGCATTGAAACAGCAATTGAAGTCCCTAAGCATATCGCTGTGATTATGGATGGCAATGGCCGTTGGGCTAAAAAGCGGATGCAGCCACGTATTATGGGGCATAAGGCTGGTATGGATGCACTGCAAAAGGTTACCAAGACGGCTTCTGATTTGGGAGTAAAGGTGTTAACTGTCTATGCCTTTTCTACAGAAAACTGGTCTCGACCGGAAAAAGAAGTGAAGTTTATCATGAATCTACCTGTGGAGTTTTATGATAAGTATGTTCCTGAACTCCATGCCAATAATGTCAAAATTCAGATGATTGGTGACCATTCAAAACTTCCTGTCCCGACTCTCAATGCGCTTTATAAAGCCGAACAAAAGACAAAGGGTAACACTGGTTTGATTCTCAATTTCGCTCTTAACTATGGCGGTCGTGATGAGGTGACTCGCGCAGTCAAGGCTATTGCGCAAGATGTCTTGGATGCCAAGTTCAATCCTGGAGATATTGATGAGAAATTAATAGCGGATTACCTCTATACAGGAACCTTATCACCAACGTTACGCGATCCCGATCTAGTTATCCGTACAAGTGGTGAACTTCGTCTTAGCAACTTCCTGCCGTGGCAAACAGCCTACAGCGAGCTGTACTTTACAGATATTGCTTGGCCTGATTTTGATGGAGAAGCACTTAAATTAGCGATTAAAGAATACAACCGTCGCCACAGACGTTTTGGCGGTGTATAA
- the yajC gene encoding preprotein translocase subunit YajC has translation MEGLFLPLVMVAMIGFMFYSQRKQQKQRQEALNQIKKGDEIVTIGGLFGIVDEIDDKKVVLDVDGVYLTFERGAIRDRVASSDATSAVVEEVAVETTEATPESAIEE, from the coding sequence ATGGAAGGTTTATTTTTGCCACTTGTCATGGTTGCCATGATTGGTTTTATGTTCTATTCGCAACGTAAACAACAAAAACAACGTCAAGAAGCACTAAATCAAATCAAAAAAGGTGATGAAATTGTGACCATTGGTGGGCTATTTGGTATTGTCGATGAAATCGATGATAAGAAGGTTGTTCTCGATGTTGATGGTGTTTACTTGACATTTGAACGTGGTGCTATTCGTGATCGTGTAGCAAGTTCAGATGCTACATCGGCAGTTGTTGAAGAAGTGGCAGTTGAAACGACAGAAGCAACTCCAGAATCTGCAATTGAAGAATAA
- a CDS encoding adenylosuccinate synthase, with amino-acid sequence MTSVVVVGTQWGDEGKGKITDFLSANAEVIARYQGGDNAGHTIVIDGTKYKLHLIPSGIFFPEKISVIGNGVVVNPKSLVKEINYLHDSGVTTDNLRISDRAHVILPYHIKLDQLQEESKGENKIGTTNKGIGPAYMDKAARVGIRIADLLDKEIFAERLRTNLAEKNRLFEKMYESTPIEFDEIFEEYYAYGQEIKKYVTDTSVILNDALDQGKRVLFEGAQGVMLDIDQGTYPFVTSSNPVAGGVTIGSGVGPSKIDKVVGVCKAYTSRVGDGPFPTELHDEIGDRIREIGKEYGTTTGRPRRVGWFDSVVMRHSRRVSGITNLSLNSIDVLSGLGTLKICVAYDLDGERIDHYPASLEQLKRCKPIYEEMPGWSEDITGVRSLDELPEAARNYVRRISELVGVRISTFSVGPGREQTNILESVWSAK; translated from the coding sequence ATGACATCAGTAGTTGTTGTAGGAACCCAGTGGGGCGACGAAGGTAAGGGTAAAATTACAGACTTCTTGTCTGCTAATGCTGAAGTAATCGCACGTTATCAAGGTGGTGATAACGCTGGACACACTATCGTTATCGATGGCACGAAGTATAAATTGCACTTGATTCCGTCAGGAATCTTCTTCCCAGAAAAGATTTCTGTAATCGGTAATGGTGTGGTTGTCAATCCAAAATCTTTGGTGAAGGAAATCAACTATCTCCATGATTCAGGTGTGACAACAGATAATTTGCGGATTTCAGACCGCGCACATGTCATCTTGCCTTATCACATCAAATTGGACCAGTTGCAAGAAGAGTCTAAAGGTGAGAATAAGATTGGTACAACCAACAAGGGTATCGGTCCAGCCTACATGGACAAGGCTGCGCGTGTTGGTATCCGTATTGCAGACCTCTTGGACAAGGAGATTTTTGCGGAGCGTTTGAGAACAAACTTGGCTGAGAAAAACCGCTTGTTTGAGAAGATGTATGAGTCAACTCCGATTGAGTTTGACGAAATCTTTGAAGAATACTATGCTTACGGTCAAGAAATCAAAAAGTATGTAACAGACACATCTGTTATTTTGAACGATGCCCTCGACCAAGGCAAGCGTGTCTTGTTTGAAGGTGCGCAAGGAGTTATGTTGGATATTGACCAAGGTACCTATCCATTCGTTACTTCTTCAAACCCAGTTGCTGGTGGTGTGACGATCGGTAGCGGTGTCGGCCCAAGCAAGATTGACAAGGTTGTTGGTGTATGTAAGGCCTACACTAGCCGTGTTGGTGACGGACCATTTCCGACTGAATTGCACGATGAAATCGGAGACCGTATCCGCGAAATCGGTAAAGAGTACGGTACGACAACTGGCCGTCCACGCCGTGTCGGTTGGTTTGACTCAGTGGTGATGCGCCATAGCCGCCGTGTGTCAGGTATTACCAACTTGTCCCTCAACTCGATTGACGTCTTGTCAGGTCTTGGGACCTTGAAAATCTGCGTGGCTTATGACTTGGATGGTGAGCGTATTGACCACTACCCAGCAAGTTTGGAGCAACTCAAACGTTGCAAACCAATCTACGAAGAAATGCCAGGTTGGTCTGAAGACATCACAGGTGTACGTAGCCTGGATGAATTGCCAGAAGCGGCTCGCAACTATGTTCGTCGTATCAGCGAATTGGTAGGCGTTCGTATCTCAACCTTCTCAGTAGGACCTGGTCGTGAACAGACCAACATCCTTGAGAGTGTATGGAGCGCAAAATAG
- the gshAB gene encoding bifunctional glutamate--cysteine ligase GshA/glutathione synthetase GshB gives MLQKLSPNSPILQATFGIERESLRINSNHRVAQTPHPHKLGSRSFHPYIQTDYSEPQLELITPIAQSTKEARRLLGAITDVAARSMDKQEYLWPLSMPPVISEEEIQIAQLDSDYEYQYRVGLGERYGKLVQSMSGIHYNFELGKDLTQQLFELSEETDFIAFKNTLYLKLAQNFLNYRWLLTYLYGASSLAEKGFLTTEVGCVRSIRNSKYGYVNSDDVHISFSSLQQYVADIEQAVQSGQLSAEKEFYSSVRLRGAKTSRDYLSKGISYLEFRSFDLNPYDPLAISQETLDTVHLFILSLLWLDQLTDVDNTLAKADKLNNLIALSHPHTPLPNDADATPILTAMKAIVLHFGLDDYYGQLIAHAEAALQDPRLTLSGKIAEQVEDGSLEKFGQQQGQVFHDYAWTAPYALKGYENMELSTQMILFDAIQLGLNVEILDEEDQFLKLWHGNHVEYIKNGNMTSKDNYVIPLAMANKVVTKKILDQAGFPVPAGAEFANKTDALRYYGQVASSAIVIKPKSTNFGLGISIFQEPASLADYEKALDIAFSEDSHVLVEEFVAGTEYRFFILDGKCEAVLLRVAANVVGDGSSTIRELVEQKNQDPLRGRDHRSPLEIINLGDIELLMLEQQGYTPDTVLPEGIQAFLRGNSNISTGGDSIDMTDQMDESYKQLAADMATAMGAWACGVDLIIPDRTKPASKNKPNCTCIELNFNPAMYLHTYTYAGPGQSITPKILKKLFPEL, from the coding sequence ATGTTACAAAAATTATCACCAAACAGCCCCATTCTTCAGGCTACTTTTGGAATTGAGCGCGAATCACTTCGCATCAATTCAAACCACAGAGTTGCACAAACTCCCCATCCTCATAAACTGGGTTCTCGTAGCTTCCACCCCTATATCCAGACAGACTACAGCGAGCCACAGTTAGAGTTGATTACACCAATCGCTCAGTCGACTAAGGAAGCGCGTCGCCTACTGGGAGCCATTACAGATGTTGCCGCACGTTCTATGGATAAGCAAGAATACCTCTGGCCCCTATCCATGCCACCTGTGATTTCAGAAGAGGAAATCCAAATTGCTCAACTAGACAGCGACTATGAGTACCAATATCGTGTCGGTTTGGGGGAACGCTATGGCAAGCTCGTCCAGTCTATGTCTGGCATCCATTATAATTTTGAATTAGGAAAAGACTTAACCCAACAACTTTTTGAATTAAGCGAGGAAACAGATTTTATCGCATTCAAAAATACCCTCTACCTCAAATTAGCACAAAACTTCCTCAACTATCGTTGGCTCTTAACCTACCTATATGGAGCAAGTAGCCTAGCCGAAAAAGGATTCCTAACCACGGAAGTCGGTTGCGTCCGTTCCATTCGTAATTCCAAGTACGGCTATGTCAACTCCGATGATGTTCATATTTCCTTTTCTTCTCTCCAACAGTACGTGGCCGACATCGAACAAGCTGTCCAATCTGGTCAACTATCCGCTGAGAAGGAATTTTACTCTTCTGTCCGACTACGTGGAGCAAAGACTAGCCGTGACTACCTCAGCAAGGGGATTTCTTATTTAGAATTCCGTTCCTTCGACCTGAACCCCTATGACCCGCTTGCTATTAGTCAAGAAACCCTTGATACAGTCCACCTCTTTATCTTATCTCTTCTTTGGTTAGACCAACTGACAGATGTTGATAACACCTTAGCAAAAGCAGATAAACTTAACAATCTCATCGCCCTCAGTCACCCACACACACCTCTACCTAACGATGCCGATGCCACGCCAATCTTGACGGCCATGAAAGCCATAGTTCTACACTTTGGACTGGATGACTACTATGGCCAACTCATTGCACATGCGGAGGCAGCACTTCAAGACCCTCGTTTGACCCTTTCCGGAAAAATAGCAGAGCAAGTTGAAGATGGGTCTCTAGAGAAGTTCGGTCAGCAGCAGGGACAAGTCTTTCATGACTATGCTTGGACAGCCCCTTACGCCCTCAAGGGCTATGAAAACATGGAACTCTCCACCCAGATGATTCTCTTTGACGCCATTCAGTTGGGCTTGAATGTGGAGATTTTAGATGAAGAAGACCAGTTTCTCAAACTCTGGCATGGTAACCATGTCGAGTACATCAAAAATGGCAACATGACTTCGAAGGACAATTACGTCATTCCTCTAGCCATGGCCAACAAGGTCGTGACCAAGAAGATTTTGGACCAGGCTGGTTTTCCAGTACCTGCGGGAGCTGAATTTGCAAACAAGACAGATGCCCTGCGGTATTACGGACAGGTAGCCAGCTCTGCTATTGTTATCAAACCAAAATCTACCAACTTCGGCCTTGGCATCTCTATCTTCCAGGAGCCAGCCAGCCTTGCGGACTATGAAAAAGCCCTGGACATCGCCTTTTCGGAAGATAGCCATGTGCTTGTGGAGGAATTCGTGGCGGGAACCGAGTACCGTTTCTTCATCCTTGATGGCAAGTGCGAGGCTGTCCTGCTCCGCGTCGCAGCCAATGTCGTGGGGGACGGTAGCTCAACCATCCGTGAATTAGTAGAGCAAAAAAACCAAGATCCACTGCGAGGGCGTGACCACCGTTCACCGCTGGAGATCATTAACTTGGGCGACATCGAACTGCTTATGTTAGAACAGCAGGGCTACACACCCGATACAGTTTTGCCAGAGGGCATTCAAGCCTTTCTGCGTGGCAATTCCAATATCTCAACGGGTGGTGACTCCATCGATATGACCGACCAGATGGACGAGTCCTACAAGCAACTGGCCGCCGATATGGCAACTGCTATGGGAGCTTGGGCCTGCGGTGTGGACTTGATTATCCCCGACCGCACCAAGCCAGCAAGCAAGAACAAGCCCAACTGCACCTGCATCGAACTCAACTTTAACCCTGCCATGTACCTGCACACCTATACTTACGCAGGACCTGGTCAGAGCATTACGCCGAAGATTTTGAAAAAATTATTTCCAGAGCTATAG